One region of Synechococcus elongatus PCC 11801 genomic DNA includes:
- the lpxD gene encoding UDP-3-O-(3-hydroxymyristoyl)glucosamine N-acyltransferase — protein sequence MRWSEFLQHLEAKTGPCIAQAIAGDPELHGVAAINEAQAGQVSFLDQESGLQDWIEQTAASALILPPDPALQARAEARNLAWVTTAQPRLAFAAAIAIFYQPFRPAPGIHPSAVVDPSAQLGDRVSVGAHVVIGANSVIGNDVILHANVVLYPGVIVGDRCQLHANSTIHERSQLGQDCVIHSGAVIGAEGFGFVPTASGWFKMEQSGVVVLEDGVEVGCNSAIDRPAVGETRIGAQTKLDNLVHIGHGCQIGKACAMAAQVGLAGGVEVGDRVILAGQVGVANRVKIGDRAIASSKSGIHGEIEAGAIVSGYPAIPNRQWLKTSAVYNRLPELYRSLRNLVRRVEVLEQGRSES from the coding sequence ATGCGCTGGAGCGAGTTTCTGCAACACTTAGAGGCCAAGACTGGCCCCTGCATAGCCCAAGCGATCGCTGGTGACCCAGAGTTACACGGGGTGGCGGCCATCAATGAAGCGCAGGCGGGACAGGTGAGCTTTCTCGATCAGGAGAGTGGCCTGCAGGACTGGATTGAGCAAACGGCGGCAAGTGCATTGATCTTGCCACCTGATCCTGCCCTACAAGCCCGTGCCGAAGCGCGCAACCTCGCTTGGGTGACGACGGCCCAGCCGCGGCTGGCCTTTGCCGCTGCGATCGCGATTTTCTATCAGCCCTTTCGGCCTGCACCCGGCATTCATCCCAGCGCGGTAGTTGATCCTAGTGCCCAGTTGGGTGATCGCGTCAGCGTTGGTGCCCATGTGGTGATCGGGGCCAACAGCGTCATCGGTAATGACGTCATCCTGCACGCCAATGTTGTGCTCTATCCCGGCGTCATCGTCGGCGATCGCTGCCAGCTCCATGCCAACAGCACCATTCATGAGCGCAGCCAACTCGGGCAGGACTGCGTGATCCACAGCGGCGCAGTGATCGGGGCGGAAGGGTTTGGCTTTGTGCCCACCGCCAGCGGCTGGTTCAAGATGGAGCAGTCTGGCGTGGTGGTGCTGGAAGATGGCGTCGAAGTCGGTTGCAATAGCGCCATCGATCGCCCCGCAGTCGGTGAAACGCGCATCGGGGCGCAAACGAAACTGGATAACCTCGTCCACATTGGACACGGCTGTCAAATTGGCAAGGCTTGTGCCATGGCGGCTCAGGTCGGCCTCGCCGGTGGGGTAGAAGTCGGCGATCGCGTCATTCTGGCAGGACAGGTGGGCGTCGCCAACCGCGTCAAGATTGGCGATCGGGCGATCGCCTCTTCTAAATCCGGGATTCATGGCGAGATCGAAGCCGGCGCAATCGTCTCAGGCTATCCAGCCATTCCCAACCGCCAATGGCTGAAAACATCAGCAGTCTACAATCGCTTGCCCGAGTTGTACCGCAGCCTTCGCAACCTAGTCCGACGGGTTGAAGTCCTTGAGCAAGGTCGGAGTGAGAGCTAG
- the plsX gene encoding phosphate acyltransferase PlsX has translation MTRARIAVDAMGGDFAPEEIVKGALRAQEELQADVILVGDPDRLRAICQDHAPHLQVRIEAAEEAIAMEDAAVSVRSRPRASINVAMDLVKAGEADAVISAGNSGAVMASALLRLGRIRGIDRPAIGALLPTVIPGKPVLVLDVGANVDCKPRFLEQFAVMGSIYSRDVLGQPNPRVGLVNIGEEDSKGNELALASHELLRNNSRICFVGNAEGRDVLSGQFDVVVCDGFVGNVLLKFAEAVGSVFLEIIRDELPRGMRGKVGSTLLRRNLRRIKQRLDHAEHGGALLLGVNGVCIISHGSSKAPSIYSAIRLAVDAANNRVIDHLHQIQQPPAPTADLVTEPVVS, from the coding sequence ATGACGCGTGCGCGGATCGCGGTGGACGCAATGGGCGGCGATTTCGCCCCCGAGGAAATTGTCAAAGGGGCTTTGCGCGCCCAAGAAGAACTACAGGCCGATGTGATCTTGGTGGGCGATCCCGATCGCTTGCGAGCGATCTGCCAAGACCACGCCCCCCATCTGCAGGTGCGGATTGAAGCAGCTGAAGAAGCGATCGCTATGGAAGATGCGGCGGTTTCGGTGCGGAGCCGACCCCGTGCTTCGATCAATGTCGCTATGGACTTGGTCAAAGCAGGCGAGGCAGATGCAGTCATTTCTGCGGGTAACTCTGGCGCAGTCATGGCTTCTGCTCTCCTGCGGCTAGGCCGCATTCGCGGGATCGATCGCCCCGCGATCGGAGCGCTGTTGCCGACGGTGATCCCGGGCAAGCCCGTCCTTGTCTTGGACGTGGGCGCCAATGTGGACTGCAAGCCTCGCTTCCTCGAGCAGTTCGCCGTGATGGGCTCAATCTACAGTCGGGATGTTTTGGGACAGCCCAATCCCCGAGTCGGTTTGGTCAACATCGGTGAAGAGGACTCTAAGGGCAACGAGTTAGCCCTCGCTAGCCATGAATTGCTGCGGAATAACTCGCGCATTTGCTTTGTCGGCAACGCGGAGGGACGCGATGTTCTCTCAGGTCAGTTCGATGTTGTTGTCTGCGATGGCTTTGTCGGCAACGTTCTGCTGAAATTCGCCGAAGCCGTGGGCAGCGTCTTCCTGGAGATCATTCGCGACGAACTGCCCCGCGGTATGCGCGGCAAAGTGGGGTCAACCCTCCTACGCCGGAATCTGCGCCGGATCAAGCAGCGATTGGACCATGCAGAGCACGGCGGAGCCTTACTGTTGGGCGTCAATGGCGTCTGCATCATCAGCCACGGCAGCTCCAAGGCTCCTTCGATTTACAGCGCGATTCGTCTGGCCGTCGATGCTGCCAACAACCGTGTGATTGACCATCTCCATCAGATCCAGCAGCCCCCTGCTCCAACAGCGGATCTCGTGACAGAGCCAGTTGTCAGCTAG
- the radA gene encoding DNA repair protein RadA, translating into MARSRSEYVCQNCGHRAPRYVGRCPACESWNSLVEEAIAPAAKTPIATVLPSRQRRDRRADSPPQAVAAQPLSAIEDVSQQRIPSGSGEFDRVLGGGLVPGSLVLIGGDPGIGKSTLLLQTATALSQRQPILYVCAEESGQQVKLRWQRIAAHRTPNQTDQQFYLLPEIDLDAIVAELEALRPPVAIIDSIQALYSPALGSAPGSVAQVRECTAALMRVAKQLTITLLIVGHVTKDGAIAGPKVLEHLVDTVLYFEGDRFASHRLLRSVKNRFGASQELGIFEMVDRGLEEVGNPSALFLGSRDQAASGTATIVACEGTRPLLVELQALVSPSSYSSPRRAGTGIEYNRLLQILAVLEKRLGLPLSKFDAYVASAGGLNVAEPAADLGIAIALVASFRDRCLRPDTVLIGEIGLGGQVRPVSQIELRLKEAAKLGFQRALLPKGQERCDSELELVPVSRLVDAIGLALQEAPTNSDRPAQD; encoded by the coding sequence ATGGCGCGATCGCGAAGCGAATACGTCTGTCAAAACTGTGGTCATCGAGCACCGCGCTATGTCGGTCGCTGCCCTGCTTGTGAGAGCTGGAATAGCCTCGTTGAGGAAGCGATCGCCCCCGCCGCAAAAACACCGATCGCAACGGTTCTACCCTCCCGACAACGGCGCGATCGCCGCGCGGACAGTCCCCCTCAAGCCGTTGCTGCCCAGCCCCTGAGCGCGATCGAGGATGTCAGTCAACAACGCATTCCCTCCGGATCTGGGGAGTTCGATCGCGTCCTTGGTGGCGGTTTAGTGCCGGGATCTCTTGTCTTGATTGGGGGTGATCCGGGCATTGGCAAATCAACACTACTACTGCAAACGGCGACAGCACTCTCCCAACGCCAGCCGATTCTCTACGTCTGTGCTGAGGAGTCGGGCCAACAGGTGAAATTACGCTGGCAACGGATTGCTGCCCACCGAACACCCAATCAAACGGATCAGCAATTTTATTTACTGCCAGAAATTGACCTCGATGCGATCGTGGCGGAGCTAGAAGCACTGCGGCCGCCCGTCGCGATTATCGACAGTATTCAAGCGCTCTATAGCCCAGCACTCGGATCTGCTCCAGGATCCGTTGCCCAGGTGCGGGAATGTACCGCAGCCCTGATGCGGGTGGCGAAGCAACTGACGATCACGCTGTTGATCGTGGGTCACGTCACCAAAGACGGGGCGATCGCTGGACCCAAAGTGCTGGAGCATTTAGTCGATACGGTGCTCTATTTCGAGGGCGATCGCTTTGCCAGTCATCGGCTGCTGCGATCGGTCAAGAACCGCTTTGGTGCGTCTCAGGAACTCGGCATTTTTGAAATGGTCGATCGCGGCCTCGAAGAAGTGGGGAATCCCTCGGCTCTCTTCCTCGGTAGTCGTGACCAAGCTGCCAGCGGCACAGCCACGATTGTGGCTTGTGAAGGAACTCGACCGCTGTTGGTGGAACTGCAAGCTCTTGTGAGCCCCAGTAGCTACAGCTCACCGCGTCGGGCAGGGACTGGGATTGAATACAATCGCCTGCTGCAAATCTTGGCGGTCCTGGAAAAACGCTTGGGGTTACCGCTCTCCAAATTCGATGCCTATGTCGCCTCGGCTGGCGGTCTGAATGTGGCCGAGCCAGCAGCAGATCTCGGGATTGCGATCGCCCTTGTCGCCAGTTTTCGCGATCGCTGCCTGCGTCCCGACACGGTGCTGATCGGCGAAATCGGTCTGGGCGGGCAAGTGCGTCCTGTCAGTCAAATTGAGTTGCGCCTTAAGGAAGCTGCCAAGTTGGGCTTTCAGCGAGCACTTTTGCCCAAGGGACAGGAACGTTGCGATTCCGAGCTAGAGCTGGTGCCCGTCAGTCGGTTGGTTGATGCGATCGGGCTGGCCCTGCAAGAAGCACCCACCAATAGCGATCGCCCCGCTCAAGACTGA
- a CDS encoding NAD(P)H-hydrate dehydratase, with translation MASPSLADRVVVTAEQMQAIETRLFAAGLPVAALMEKVANRLGQRLMAEYPDRQQRWGIWVGPGHNGGDALVVARELHLQGYPVQIWHPFERRKPLTEAHLQFAQHLGIPIMNTYPDSCDRWLDGGFGFGLSRTLNEASQAAIAHLNASGKPICSIDLPSGLDTDRGEPLGAAIAAERTVCLGLWKQGLLQLAAAPWRGQLERLDFGIPEADIVAVLGSNPSRQILTDARAIAALPLPLATDAHKYRRGHLLLIVGSQRYRGAALLAAIAARASGVGMVTLAVPEHLSAIAVAQVPEALVLACPETATGEIAELPLDCDRYSAIAIGPGVGTGSSIRSVLQQVLQQARSLLIDADALTVLAQHPEDWTLRLAGSATVITPHAGEFQRLFSSVPTPEAVAAAVAEHSVILVRKGPSPTVATLAGTSWSLVDSTPALARGGSGDVLTGLLGGLLAQTDAVSAAIAATWWHSRTAQAIARTHSPLGVSPTDLAAQLAFWLGQRLRSDLTRE, from the coding sequence ATGGCTTCTCCTTCTTTGGCCGATCGCGTGGTGGTAACGGCGGAGCAAATGCAGGCGATCGAAACGCGTCTGTTTGCTGCCGGTCTACCCGTCGCAGCTCTGATGGAGAAGGTGGCCAATCGCCTCGGTCAACGACTTATGGCTGAATATCCCGATCGCCAACAGCGCTGGGGGATTTGGGTCGGGCCCGGGCATAACGGCGGTGATGCCTTGGTGGTGGCACGGGAACTGCATCTGCAAGGCTATCCAGTCCAGATTTGGCATCCGTTTGAACGGCGTAAGCCGCTCACGGAAGCGCACTTGCAGTTTGCACAGCATTTGGGCATTCCAATCATGAACACCTACCCAGACAGCTGCGATCGCTGGCTTGATGGGGGCTTTGGTTTTGGTCTGAGCCGCACCTTGAATGAAGCCAGCCAAGCGGCGATCGCCCACCTCAATGCCAGTGGCAAACCGATCTGCAGCATTGACCTCCCGTCTGGTCTGGACACCGATCGCGGGGAACCGCTCGGGGCAGCAATCGCAGCGGAACGGACGGTCTGTTTGGGACTGTGGAAGCAGGGGCTTTTACAACTGGCAGCGGCGCCTTGGCGAGGTCAGCTAGAACGCTTAGATTTCGGGATTCCGGAGGCCGATATTGTTGCGGTGCTGGGGAGTAATCCCTCTCGCCAAATCTTGACGGATGCACGAGCGATCGCGGCGCTCCCCTTACCTCTGGCAACCGATGCTCATAAGTATCGTCGCGGTCACCTACTGCTGATTGTGGGATCCCAGCGCTATCGCGGTGCAGCGCTACTGGCGGCGATCGCAGCGCGGGCGAGTGGTGTTGGCATGGTGACGCTGGCTGTCCCTGAGCATTTGAGTGCGATCGCTGTTGCTCAAGTCCCAGAAGCGCTGGTGTTGGCTTGTCCGGAAACCGCAACGGGTGAGATTGCCGAGCTACCGCTGGACTGCGATCGCTACAGTGCGATCGCGATCGGTCCTGGGGTGGGAACAGGATCCAGCATCCGGTCGGTACTGCAGCAGGTCTTGCAGCAAGCGCGATCGCTCCTGATCGATGCTGATGCCCTGACAGTGTTGGCGCAACATCCCGAGGACTGGACCTTACGTCTGGCGGGGTCTGCCACAGTGATCACACCCCACGCCGGTGAATTTCAACGTCTGTTTAGCTCAGTGCCGACTCCTGAAGCAGTGGCTGCGGCAGTGGCTGAACACTCAGTCATCCTCGTCCGCAAGGGGCCTTCACCCACTGTTGCGACACTGGCCGGAACCAGTTGGTCCTTAGTAGACAGCACTCCAGCTTTGGCGCGGGGTGGCAGCGGTGATGTGCTGACAGGGCTGTTGGGTGGACTGTTGGCGCAGACGGATGCCGTCTCTGCCGCGATCGCCGCCACTTGGTGGCACAGTCGTACAGCCCAAGCGATCGCAAGAACCCATAGCCCATTAGGGGTTTCCCCCACGGACTTAGCAGCTCAGCTCGCGTTTTGGCTGGGACAGCGGCTCCGTTCCGATTTAACACGGGAGTAG
- a CDS encoding beta-ketoacyl-ACP synthase III, with protein MTRPGVGVAITGSGSAVPSTTLSNDQLSQLVETSDEWIRSRTGIGQRRVAQPSVESLASLAAAAGQSALDAAGLEATAVDLILLATSTPDDLFGSACQVQAALGASQAVAFDLTAACSGFLFAMVTGAQFIRSGAYRTVLVIGADVLSRWTDWSDRRTCVLFGDGAGAVVLQASEVDQLLGFEMRSDGSLNGCLTLAYQEQPQSLLEDISVSQGTYQPVAMNGQEVYRFAVKRVPEILEKTLFHAGIDRDHVDWLLLHQANQRILDAVADRLGIDRDRVLSNLVNYGNTSSATIPLVLDEAVKAGKIQPGDLIAASGFGAGLSWGAAVFRWGVVS; from the coding sequence TTGACTCGACCTGGCGTTGGTGTTGCAATCACGGGCAGTGGGTCTGCTGTTCCTTCGACAACCCTCAGTAATGACCAGCTCTCGCAGCTAGTTGAAACCTCGGATGAATGGATCCGGAGCCGTACGGGGATCGGTCAGCGCCGCGTGGCTCAGCCATCCGTCGAGAGCCTGGCCTCATTGGCTGCTGCGGCTGGGCAATCAGCGCTTGATGCTGCGGGCCTAGAAGCGACTGCCGTCGATTTAATTTTGCTGGCGACGTCAACCCCCGACGACTTGTTTGGCAGTGCTTGCCAAGTCCAAGCGGCATTGGGAGCCAGCCAAGCGGTTGCGTTTGACCTGACGGCAGCTTGTTCGGGCTTCTTGTTCGCAATGGTGACAGGCGCGCAATTTATTCGCAGCGGTGCCTATCGCACGGTGCTGGTGATTGGGGCGGATGTCCTGTCGCGCTGGACGGACTGGAGCGATCGCCGCACCTGTGTGTTGTTTGGCGATGGTGCCGGTGCCGTTGTTCTGCAAGCCAGTGAAGTAGATCAATTGCTGGGCTTTGAAATGCGCAGCGATGGCAGCTTGAACGGCTGTTTGACCTTGGCTTATCAAGAGCAACCGCAATCGTTGCTGGAAGATATCAGTGTTTCCCAGGGTACCTATCAGCCCGTAGCGATGAATGGCCAAGAGGTCTATCGCTTTGCCGTGAAGCGTGTCCCAGAAATTTTGGAAAAGACGCTATTCCATGCGGGTATCGATCGCGATCACGTCGATTGGTTGCTGCTGCACCAGGCCAACCAACGGATTTTGGACGCCGTGGCCGATCGCCTCGGGATCGATCGCGATCGCGTCCTCAGCAATTTGGTGAACTACGGCAACACTTCCTCGGCCACGATTCCCTTGGTCTTGGATGAGGCCGTTAAAGCTGGCAAGATCCAACCGGGGGATTTGATTGCGGCCTCTGGCTTTGGCGCTGGTCTGAGCTGGGGGGCGGCAGTGTTCCGCTGGGGCGTGGTGTCCTAG
- a CDS encoding ABC transporter ATP-binding protein, whose product MEFLPPPPRFPDPALRLDGVSVHRGDRCLLHQISCDFPKQTVTAIVGPSGCGKTLLLRCLNRLSDLQSELQVSGHIWHQGRDLRDRRVDVESLRCQLSLIRGPATPIAGSLYDNLVLPARLQGYSGNFESLAREVLALVDLPADLDLQQPARYCSPETQLRLCLARAIAMEPDILLLDEPCVQLDSAATLALEELLLRLCDRYTILLVTNSLAQAGRCATYTALLHPLPISGQASPVTTLIEFASTSQIFRQPQHPITDDFVCGRR is encoded by the coding sequence ATGGAGTTTTTGCCGCCGCCGCCCCGCTTCCCTGACCCCGCACTACGCCTCGACGGGGTGTCGGTTCATCGTGGCGATCGCTGTCTGCTACACCAGATCAGCTGTGACTTTCCTAAACAAACGGTCACGGCGATCGTTGGTCCCTCAGGTTGTGGCAAAACCTTGCTCCTGCGCTGCCTGAATCGCCTCAGCGATCTTCAATCTGAGCTGCAGGTCAGTGGTCATATCTGGCATCAAGGGCGTGATCTGCGCGATCGCCGTGTGGATGTTGAAAGTCTGCGCTGCCAACTGTCTCTGATCCGTGGCCCTGCCACTCCGATTGCGGGTAGCCTGTACGACAACCTGGTGCTACCGGCCCGCCTGCAGGGATACTCCGGCAACTTTGAGTCCTTGGCGCGCGAGGTGCTAGCCCTGGTTGATCTACCCGCCGACTTGGATCTTCAGCAGCCTGCCCGCTACTGCTCTCCCGAGACGCAGCTGCGTCTCTGCCTCGCCCGAGCGATCGCCATGGAACCCGACATTCTGCTCCTAGATGAGCCTTGTGTGCAATTGGATTCAGCTGCAACTCTGGCCCTAGAAGAATTGCTGCTGCGGCTCTGCGATCGCTATACGATTCTGCTGGTCACCAACAGCCTCGCCCAAGCTGGGCGCTGCGCCACTTACACGGCGCTCCTCCATCCCCTGCCAATCAGCGGCCAAGCCAGCCCCGTGACCACGCTGATTGAGTTTGCCTCCACCAGCCAAATCTTTCGCCAACCGCAGCATCCGATCACCGATGACTTTGTCTGTGGTCGGCGCTGA
- the rpaB gene encoding response regulator transcription factor RpaB, giving the protein MENRKEKILVVDDEASIRRILETRLAMIGYEVVTAADGEEALTTFRNATPDLVVLDVMMPKLDGYGVCQELRKESDVPIIMLTALGDVADRITGLELGADDYVVKPFSPKELEARIRSVLRRVEKSGANGIPSSGVIQINSIRIDTNKRQVYKGDERIRLTGMEFSLLELLVSRSGEPFSRAEILQEVWGYTPERHVDTRVVDVHISRLRAKLEDDPGNPELILTARGTGYLFQRIVEPGEEGR; this is encoded by the coding sequence TTGGAAAATCGCAAGGAAAAAATCCTCGTTGTTGACGATGAAGCGAGTATCCGACGGATTCTTGAAACCCGGTTGGCAATGATTGGCTACGAAGTCGTCACCGCAGCCGATGGCGAAGAAGCTTTGACCACATTCCGGAATGCTACGCCGGATCTTGTGGTGCTCGATGTGATGATGCCGAAGCTGGACGGCTATGGCGTTTGCCAAGAGCTGCGCAAAGAATCCGACGTTCCCATCATCATGTTGACGGCCCTGGGGGATGTGGCCGATCGCATCACCGGCCTTGAACTGGGCGCCGATGATTACGTCGTCAAACCCTTCTCTCCGAAAGAACTAGAAGCCCGGATTCGCTCGGTGCTGCGGCGGGTCGAAAAAAGTGGGGCGAATGGCATTCCCAGCTCGGGTGTCATTCAAATCAACAGCATCCGAATCGACACCAATAAACGTCAGGTCTACAAAGGCGACGAACGGATTCGACTCACTGGCATGGAGTTCAGTCTGCTGGAATTGCTGGTCAGCCGCTCCGGTGAGCCTTTCAGCCGCGCTGAAATCCTGCAAGAAGTCTGGGGCTATACCCCCGAGCGCCACGTCGATACCCGCGTCGTCGATGTCCACATTTCGCGGCTGCGCGCCAAGCTCGAAGACGATCCGGGTAACCCAGAGCTGATTCTGACAGCACGGGGCACCGGCTACCTGTTCCAGCGTATTGTCGAGCCCGGCGAAGAAGGCCGCTAG